In Dromaius novaehollandiae isolate bDroNov1 chromosome 3, bDroNov1.hap1, whole genome shotgun sequence, the following are encoded in one genomic region:
- the LOC112985506 gene encoding visual system homeobox 1 isoform X2 has protein sequence MPHTRGLEHLQATAVRSCSAGPPPAPQAPMGLSLLPWQRSVLSIAPALAGPPEPPSAAGMDPLPGPAPPQAAEAAPLKQGLIPLPATPACFFPLRTLPDEDSLSGDTSELKTSTSQIKRKKRRHRTVFTAHQLEELEKAFNEAHYPDVYAREMLAVKTELPEDRIQNRRAKWRKREKCWGRSSVMAEYGLYGAMVRHSIPLPESIINSAKSGLVGSCAPWLLGMHKKSMEVSRKVESQEKPADGWQEEQTEEDCKGKQASSQRSSDKLGPANNSEDTAIDLSRTARREKRSVLRQCINADPPMEQEDRDH, from the exons atgCCTCACACCCGCGGCCTGGAGCATCTCCAGGCAACAGCGGTGCGCTCATGCTCTGCTGGGCCACCTCCAGCCCCCCAAGCCCCTATGGGTCTatccctcctgccctggcagaggtCCGTGCTGAGCATTGCTCCAGCCTTGGCTGGGCCCCCGGAGCCACCAAGTGCTGCAGGGATGGACCCATTGCCGGGCCCAGCTCCCCCTCAAGCAGCTGAAGCTGCGCCTCTGAAACAGGGCTTGATTCCCCTGCCCGCAACCCCAGCGTGCTTCTTCCCCCTCCGCACGCTGCCAGATGAGGACAGCCTGTCCGGGGACACGAGCGAGCTGAAGACATCAACCTCACAGATCAAGAGGAAGAAACGGCGGCACAG GACAGTGTTCACAGCTCAccagctggaggagctggagaaggcTTTCAATGAAGCTCACTACCCGGACGTCTATGCCAGGGAGATGCTGGCTGTGAAAACGGAGCTGCCGGAGGACAGGATACAG AACCGAAGAGCCAAGTGgcggaagagggagaagtgctggGGCCGGAGCAGTGTGATGGCTGAGTATGGCCTCTATGGGGCCATGGTGAGACACTCCATCCCTTTGCCTGAGTCAATCATCAACTCCGCCAAGAGTGGGCTGGTGGGATCCTGCGCCCCGTGGCTGCTGG GCATGCACAAAAAGTCCATGGAGGTGAGCAGGAAGGTGGAGAGCCAGGAGAAGCCAGCAGATGGCTGGCAAGAGGAGCAGACTGAGGAGGACTGCAAAGGGAAGCAGGCCAGTTCCCAGAGGAGCTCTGACAAGCTTGGCCCTGCAAACAATTCGGAGGACACGGCCATTGACCTTTCCAGGACAGCCAGACGCGAGAAGAGGAGCGTGCTGAGGCAGTGCATCAATGCGGACCCCCCCATGGAGCAGGAGGACAGGGACCACTGA
- the LOC112985506 gene encoding visual system homeobox 1 isoform X1, translating into MPGRAEPSGGRAAAVPVPVPVPVPVRSALPERAARPGGAGLRAKGFAITDLLGLEAELQPPHGPAGPGPAAAVAAGYEGGAALGLGLGLLCGLAAPGGPCLLPAPLPLLPARGPPPPAARRRREHLSDEDSLSGDTSELKTSTSQIKRKKRRHRTVFTAHQLEELEKAFNEAHYPDVYAREMLAVKTELPEDRIQVWFQNRRAKWRKREKCWGRSSVMAEYGLYGAMVRHSIPLPESIINSAKSGLVGSCAPWLLGMHKKSMEVSRKVESQEKPADGWQEEQTEEDCKGKQASSQRSSDKLGPANNSEDTAIDLSRTARREKRSVLRQCINADPPMEQEDRDH; encoded by the exons atgccgggccgggcggagccgtcggggggccgcgcggcggcggtgcccgTCCCGGTCCCAGTGCCAGTGCCGGTGCGCAGCGCCCTCCCCgagcgcgcggcgcggccgggcggcgcggggctgcgggccaaGGGCTTCGCCATCACCGACCTGCTGGGTCTGGAGGCCGAGTTGCAGCCTCCCCACGGCCccgctggccccggccccgccgccgccgtcgccgccggctacgagggcggcgcggcgctggggctggggctggggctgctgtgcGGCTTGGCGGCACCCGGCGGGCCGTGCCTgctgcccgcgccgctgccgctgctgcccgcccgcggcccgccgccgcccgcggcccgccgccgcagGGAGCACCTCTCCG ATGAGGACAGCCTGTCCGGGGACACGAGCGAGCTGAAGACATCAACCTCACAGATCAAGAGGAAGAAACGGCGGCACAG GACAGTGTTCACAGCTCAccagctggaggagctggagaaggcTTTCAATGAAGCTCACTACCCGGACGTCTATGCCAGGGAGATGCTGGCTGTGAAAACGGAGCTGCCGGAGGACAGGATACAG GTTTGGTTTCAGAACCGAAGAGCCAAGTGgcggaagagggagaagtgctggGGCCGGAGCAGTGTGATGGCTGAGTATGGCCTCTATGGGGCCATGGTGAGACACTCCATCCCTTTGCCTGAGTCAATCATCAACTCCGCCAAGAGTGGGCTGGTGGGATCCTGCGCCCCGTGGCTGCTGG GCATGCACAAAAAGTCCATGGAGGTGAGCAGGAAGGTGGAGAGCCAGGAGAAGCCAGCAGATGGCTGGCAAGAGGAGCAGACTGAGGAGGACTGCAAAGGGAAGCAGGCCAGTTCCCAGAGGAGCTCTGACAAGCTTGGCCCTGCAAACAATTCGGAGGACACGGCCATTGACCTTTCCAGGACAGCCAGACGCGAGAAGAGGAGCGTGCTGAGGCAGTGCATCAATGCGGACCCCCCCATGGAGCAGGAGGACAGGGACCACTGA